A part of Melittangium boletus DSM 14713 genomic DNA contains:
- a CDS encoding methionyl-tRNA formyltransferase: MSPVSSHGWRIALLTVSADVVNGFHHVLRERGHELVAIVLPPGPDGSRPRHPAAWAPMMNVLQAAPPGADVLIAGQRDRLAPLLASARPDLLLSFFFPWRVRPEALAVAPLGAVNVHPSLLPRYRGPNPLGWTLRNHEPEVGMTLHRMDATFDTGPVLIQGTRPIDDSDSAEDVVRKVMELSMELLPEALSRVQWRDEGETQSNAEASYAGMFEDSYRELDWNAPAREVHLRVRACAVSSWRGVPRVAYASLEGRRVHIQRTRLAEEQTGDTAVPGTVLDRRGEMRLVRCGDGPLWVTPGSLDP; this comes from the coding sequence ATGTCCCCCGTTTCGTCCCATGGTTGGCGCATCGCCCTGCTCACGGTGTCCGCGGACGTGGTGAATGGGTTCCACCACGTCCTGAGAGAGCGCGGTCACGAGCTCGTGGCGATCGTGCTTCCCCCGGGACCGGATGGCTCTCGGCCGCGGCACCCCGCCGCCTGGGCCCCGATGATGAACGTGCTCCAGGCCGCGCCCCCGGGAGCCGACGTGCTCATCGCGGGCCAGCGAGACCGTCTCGCCCCGCTGCTCGCCTCGGCCCGGCCCGATCTGCTCCTCAGCTTCTTCTTCCCGTGGCGCGTCCGCCCGGAAGCGCTCGCCGTGGCACCCCTGGGCGCCGTCAATGTCCACCCCTCGCTGCTGCCCCGCTACCGGGGACCCAATCCCCTGGGGTGGACGCTGCGCAACCACGAGCCGGAGGTGGGCATGACCCTCCACCGCATGGACGCGACCTTCGACACCGGCCCGGTGCTCATCCAGGGCACGCGGCCCATCGACGACTCGGACAGCGCGGAGGACGTCGTCCGCAAGGTGATGGAGTTGTCCATGGAACTGCTGCCGGAAGCGCTCTCCCGCGTGCAGTGGCGGGACGAAGGCGAAACGCAATCCAATGCGGAGGCCAGCTACGCGGGGATGTTCGAGGATTCCTACCGGGAGTTGGATTGGAACGCCCCCGCGCGCGAGGTGCACCTGCGGGTGCGCGCCTGCGCCGTGTCCTCGTGGCGGGGCGTGCCGCGCGTCGCGTACGCCTCGCTCGAGGGGCGGCGGGTGCATATCCAGCGCACCCGGCTCGCCGAGGAGCAAACGGGTGACACGGCCGTCCCGGGCACCGTGTTGGACCGGCGGGGGGAGATGCGGCTCGTGCGGTGCGGGGATGGGCCGCTCTGGGTGACGCCGGGCTCTTTGGATCCGTGA
- a CDS encoding ACP synthase: MSTHPSAWTLRRLHAGEHPGPWPQGHVFSCAECHHVMKGLEANQARFEAEVPFERFAAGVERALRESPAASSRPRFNGFLLAVAAISLLVVGRPMLSPAPSLHRLKGGASAALRIGGAGPQRPLAPSHTGELLPDERVRLGYVAGPYRYVMVVSVDDMGEVSVLYAERGMSLPVETGAERHWLPESVRFTGSGHERLVLLLSEEPLWEEAVRTAARSAWEAAGGEVAAMSTLGVEGEELHWLLRKP, encoded by the coding sequence ATGAGCACTCATCCCTCGGCATGGACGCTGCGGCGGCTGCACGCCGGAGAGCATCCCGGCCCATGGCCCCAGGGGCATGTCTTCTCGTGCGCGGAGTGTCACCATGTGATGAAGGGCCTCGAGGCGAACCAGGCCCGCTTCGAGGCGGAGGTTCCCTTCGAGCGATTCGCGGCCGGCGTGGAGCGTGCCCTGCGCGAATCACCCGCGGCGTCTTCACGGCCCCGGTTCAATGGTTTCCTGCTCGCCGTGGCGGCCATCAGCCTGCTGGTGGTGGGCCGGCCGATGCTCTCGCCAGCCCCCTCCCTCCACCGGCTCAAGGGCGGAGCCTCCGCGGCGCTGCGCATCGGCGGAGCGGGGCCTCAGCGCCCGCTCGCACCAAGCCACACCGGCGAACTCCTCCCAGACGAGCGGGTACGGCTGGGGTATGTGGCGGGGCCCTACCGGTACGTGATGGTGGTGTCCGTGGACGATATGGGCGAGGTGTCGGTGCTCTACGCCGAGCGGGGAATGAGCCTCCCCGTCGAAACAGGAGCCGAGAGACACTGGCTGCCCGAGAGTGTGCGGTTCACGGGCTCGGGCCACGAGCGGCTGGTGTTGCTCCTCTCCGAGGAGCCCCTGTGGGAGGAGGCCGTGCGGACGGCGGCGCGGAGTGCCTGGGAGGCCGCGGGAGGCGAGGTGGCGGCCATGTCCACGCTGGGCGTGGAGGGAGAAGAACTCCACTGGCTCCTGCGCAAGCCATGA
- a CDS encoding pyridoxal-phosphate dependent enzyme, producing the protein MPSAPLPVDLLGLIGNTPMVKVTRLDTGPCELFLKLENQNPGGSIKDRIGLSMIAAAEKAGQLGPHQKHIVEATAGNTGLGLALVAGQKGYRLTLVIPDKMSQEKILHLKALGAEIIMTRSDVDKGHPEYYQDMAERIARELGGFYVNQFANPANPLAHETTTGPEIAAQLGNRLDAMVAGVGSGGTMAGLSRYFAKALPECEMVLADPQGSILTDYVKSGTLGKAGSWVVEGIGEDFIPPNADLSRVKKAYSIPDSESLDTARQLLKQEGILAGSSSGTLIAAALRYCREQTTPKRVCTFVCDSGNKYLSKMFNDFWMADQGFLPRAAHGDLRDVITRRYSNRDVVTLAPSDTLLVAYARMKLYDVSQMPVLESNKVVGMIDESDLLLAAINDETRLRLPVRDFMSTRLQTVDVKTPVPELLTYLDKGFVPIVMSGDEFIGLITRIDLLNHLRRKLR; encoded by the coding sequence ATGCCATCCGCCCCTCTCCCCGTCGATCTCCTTGGCCTCATCGGCAACACCCCCATGGTGAAGGTGACCCGGCTCGACACCGGCCCGTGTGAACTCTTCCTCAAATTGGAGAACCAGAATCCCGGAGGCTCCATCAAGGACCGCATTGGCCTGTCCATGATCGCCGCCGCGGAGAAGGCGGGTCAGCTCGGTCCCCACCAGAAGCACATCGTCGAGGCGACCGCGGGCAACACGGGCCTGGGGCTCGCGCTCGTCGCGGGGCAGAAGGGCTACCGGCTCACGCTCGTCATTCCGGACAAGATGAGCCAGGAGAAGATCCTCCACCTCAAGGCACTGGGCGCGGAAATCATCATGACGCGCTCGGACGTGGACAAGGGCCACCCCGAGTACTACCAGGACATGGCGGAGCGGATCGCCCGGGAGCTGGGCGGCTTCTACGTCAACCAGTTCGCCAACCCCGCAAACCCGCTCGCGCACGAGACCACCACCGGTCCGGAGATCGCCGCGCAGCTGGGCAACCGCCTGGATGCCATGGTGGCGGGCGTTGGCTCCGGAGGAACGATGGCGGGGCTGTCGCGCTACTTCGCCAAGGCCCTTCCCGAGTGCGAGATGGTGCTCGCCGATCCCCAGGGCTCCATCCTCACGGACTACGTGAAGTCGGGAACGCTGGGCAAGGCGGGCTCCTGGGTCGTCGAGGGCATTGGCGAGGACTTCATCCCGCCCAACGCGGACCTGTCCCGGGTGAAGAAGGCCTACTCCATCCCCGACTCGGAGAGCCTCGACACGGCGCGCCAGCTCCTCAAGCAGGAGGGAATCCTCGCGGGCTCGTCCTCCGGCACGCTCATCGCCGCGGCGCTGCGCTACTGCCGCGAGCAGACCACGCCCAAGCGCGTGTGCACCTTCGTCTGTGACAGCGGCAACAAGTACCTGTCGAAGATGTTCAACGACTTCTGGATGGCGGATCAGGGCTTCCTGCCGCGCGCGGCCCATGGAGACCTGCGCGACGTCATCACCCGCCGCTACTCGAACCGGGACGTGGTCACCCTGGCCCCCTCGGACACCCTGCTCGTCGCCTACGCGCGCATGAAGCTCTACGACGTCTCCCAGATGCCCGTGCTGGAGAGCAACAAGGTCGTGGGGATGATCGACGAGTCGGACCTGCTGCTCGCGGCCATCAACGACGAGACGCGCCTGCGCCTGCCCGTGCGCGACTTCATGTCCACGCGTCTGCAGACCGTGGACGTGAAGACCCCGGTGCCCGAGCTGTTGACCTACCTGGACAAGGGCTTCGTGCCCATCGTCATGTCGGGCGACGAGTTCATCGGACTCATCACCCGCATCGATCTGCTCAACCACCTGCGGCGCAAGCTGCGCTGA
- a CDS encoding glycoside hydrolase family 10 protein: MHKTLLTTGLLLLATACGELGERPFEPGAPTEVDAGVPDSGTPDSETPDSGVPEKVTVTHSRELRGVWVATVLRLDWPPSTTMTPAEGRASLDAMVDELAGLGFNALFFQVRPESDALYASTLDPWSRFLTGTQGTGPGWDPLEHLINVAHARGVEVHAWINPYRGLMSPSVVAAPGHVTKRLPEFAVTYNNAVVMNPGEPAVRQHVTAVVKDLLDHYDVDGLHFDDYFYPYPDSQNTPFPDDATYTRYQEGGGTLEKGDWRRNNVNTLVHEVMELISSEHPHVRFGISPIGLWKNGEPVSGFDAYNAIACDAVTWMKEGWIDYLAPQLYWRESSKQPYSTLSTWWANRPKGGVHVFPGHAVHNLSGELQNWPLTEIADQVAFTRTLRAQGAQGDLHFRARFILDDTKGVKGLLRDELYAQPALPPQVPREGAAMTPPVPFVVREGNTVHVTNPLPLDARFHLLYRETSPGTWTLERVVGGAQATFEVSSGTWAVSDVGRGGAESQGVRITVP; the protein is encoded by the coding sequence GTGCACAAGACTCTCCTGACCACTGGCCTGTTGTTGCTCGCCACCGCGTGTGGCGAGCTCGGTGAACGCCCTTTCGAACCGGGTGCGCCCACGGAGGTCGACGCGGGTGTGCCCGACAGCGGAACGCCCGACAGCGAAACGCCCGACAGTGGTGTCCCCGAGAAGGTCACGGTCACCCATTCCCGCGAGCTGCGCGGCGTCTGGGTGGCCACGGTGTTGCGCTTGGACTGGCCGCCCTCGACGACGATGACGCCCGCCGAGGGGCGTGCCTCGCTCGATGCGATGGTGGACGAGCTGGCGGGTCTGGGTTTCAACGCGCTCTTCTTCCAGGTCCGGCCGGAGTCGGACGCGCTGTATGCCTCGACGTTGGATCCCTGGAGCCGGTTCCTCACCGGCACGCAAGGCACCGGTCCGGGGTGGGATCCCCTGGAACATCTGATCAACGTGGCACATGCGCGAGGCGTCGAGGTGCACGCCTGGATCAATCCCTACCGGGGCCTGATGTCGCCCTCGGTGGTGGCCGCACCGGGCCATGTGACGAAGCGGTTGCCGGAGTTCGCGGTGACCTACAACAACGCGGTGGTGATGAATCCGGGCGAGCCCGCCGTGCGCCAGCACGTGACGGCCGTGGTGAAGGATCTCCTCGACCATTACGACGTCGACGGCCTGCACTTCGACGACTACTTCTACCCCTACCCCGACAGCCAGAACACGCCGTTCCCGGATGACGCGACGTACACGCGCTACCAGGAGGGCGGAGGCACCCTCGAGAAGGGCGACTGGCGGAGGAACAACGTCAACACCCTGGTGCACGAGGTGATGGAGTTGATCAGCTCCGAGCATCCCCACGTGCGCTTTGGCATCTCGCCCATCGGCCTCTGGAAGAACGGCGAGCCGGTCTCCGGCTTCGATGCCTACAACGCCATCGCCTGCGACGCCGTGACGTGGATGAAGGAAGGGTGGATCGACTATCTGGCGCCGCAGCTCTACTGGCGCGAGTCGTCCAAGCAGCCGTACTCGACGCTGTCCACCTGGTGGGCGAACCGGCCCAAGGGCGGCGTGCACGTCTTCCCTGGCCATGCGGTGCACAACTTGTCCGGGGAATTGCAGAATTGGCCCCTGACGGAGATCGCCGACCAGGTGGCCTTCACCCGCACGCTGCGGGCACAGGGAGCCCAGGGCGACCTCCACTTCCGCGCGAGGTTCATCCTGGACGACACCAAGGGCGTGAAGGGCCTCTTGCGCGATGAGCTGTATGCCCAGCCCGCGCTCCCGCCCCAGGTGCCTCGGGAGGGCGCGGCGATGACGCCCCCGGTGCCCTTCGTGGTGCGCGAAGGCAACACGGTGCACGTGACGAATCCGCTGCCGCTCGACGCGCGCTTCCACCTGCTGTACCGGGAAACCTCACCCGGAACGTGGACGCTCGAGCGTGTGGTGGGCGGGGCCCAGGCCACGTTCGAGGTATCGAGCGGCACGTGGGCCGTCAGCGACGTCGGCCGGGGCGGCGCGGAGAGCCAGGGCGTGCGCATCACCGTGCCCTGA
- a CDS encoding ferritin-like domain-containing protein, with translation MTSSRLRPLFARTLRASLASPLVLAGCGGADLTGYSAPACENGRLAVSGLSPTASTDFVQLRGLDPDSVAPDRPEYVVSTSGTACATATAPATCKSTLESLTSSTGFHTSCLDICNAYYVATTQGDEVKAHASLESLKSFLGPIDTTQEAVLLAFAEGYNLSCDRRDYGAVKANANGTFNVIATKGHACGPGTKIVQYVLEVSNSGEVKELADEVLVRGNPGCAVGRRPMGLREGGHVVCAQALGRHFAETAHLEAASILAFLRLREELALHGADESLRNAALASAMDEVLHTDVSTRLARRFGATPQRPDVEELPPRSLFAMALDNAVEGCTRETYGALVAHYQAMHAEDEEVRGTMARIAEDETRHAELSWDIERWAQTRLSDEERARLREARRQAISVLREEVSMPLDPELVTRAGLPTPEAAAVLLNSLEQELWA, from the coding sequence ATGACCTCGTCCCGTCTGCGTCCGCTGTTCGCCCGAACCCTGCGCGCCTCGCTCGCTTCTCCCCTCGTGCTCGCGGGTTGTGGCGGAGCGGATCTCACTGGCTACTCCGCGCCCGCGTGCGAGAACGGCCGACTCGCGGTGAGCGGACTGTCTCCCACCGCCTCCACGGACTTCGTGCAGTTGCGTGGCCTCGATCCTGACAGTGTCGCGCCAGATCGCCCCGAGTACGTGGTGTCCACCTCGGGCACGGCCTGCGCGACCGCCACCGCCCCCGCGACGTGCAAGTCCACGCTCGAGTCCCTTACCTCCTCCACGGGCTTCCACACGTCTTGCCTGGACATCTGCAATGCCTACTACGTCGCGACGACCCAGGGCGACGAGGTGAAGGCCCATGCATCCCTGGAGTCCCTCAAGAGCTTCCTCGGGCCCATCGACACGACCCAGGAAGCCGTGCTGCTCGCCTTCGCGGAGGGCTACAACCTGTCGTGTGACCGGCGGGACTACGGCGCGGTGAAGGCCAACGCCAACGGCACCTTCAATGTCATCGCCACCAAGGGCCACGCCTGCGGGCCGGGCACCAAGATCGTGCAGTACGTCCTGGAGGTGTCGAACTCGGGAGAAGTAAAGGAGCTCGCCGACGAGGTCCTCGTCCGGGGCAATCCTGGATGCGCCGTGGGCCGCCGTCCCATGGGCTTGCGCGAGGGAGGCCACGTCGTCTGCGCTCAGGCGCTGGGGCGCCACTTCGCGGAGACCGCGCACCTGGAAGCGGCCTCCATCCTGGCCTTCCTGCGCCTGCGCGAGGAACTCGCGCTGCACGGCGCGGACGAGTCCCTGCGCAACGCGGCGCTGGCGAGCGCGATGGACGAGGTGCTGCACACGGACGTCAGCACCCGGCTGGCCCGGCGCTTCGGAGCCACGCCCCAGCGCCCCGATGTGGAGGAGCTGCCTCCCCGCTCGCTCTTCGCGATGGCCTTGGACAACGCCGTGGAGGGCTGCACGCGTGAGACGTATGGCGCGCTCGTGGCCCACTACCAGGCGATGCACGCGGAAGACGAGGAGGTGCGCGGCACCATGGCGCGCATCGCCGAGGACGAGACCCGGCACGCCGAGCTGTCCTGGGACATCGAGCGCTGGGCCCAGACGCGGTTGTCGGACGAGGAACGCGCCCGTCTTCGAGAGGCCCGGCGTCAAGCCATCTCGGTGCTTCGCGAGGAGGTGTCCATGCCGCTGGATCCGGAACTTGTCACGCGGGCTGGATTGCCCACCCCGGAGGCCGCCGCCGTCCTGCTGAATTCGCTCGAGCAGGAACTCTGGGCATGA
- a CDS encoding caspase family protein, whose product MRHLAGHARLLVLGVLLATAVQARPLRRFALLAGNDEGGAGTRPLRFAKDDARKMHELLVRLGGVEPRDARLLLDESAEDFQRALARMEARAQEARTRGERTSLLVYYSGHAKDGLLRMGDSTLNLEELKRRLATAPMDIRIAILDSCRSGTLTRTKGARRAPAFVIDTDVAPQSQGLVILTSSSADEDSQESDLLGGSYFSHHLVSGLMGDADRSGDGQVTLFEAYSHAYARTVADTADSSAGPQHPTFSYHLAGQGDLVLTTPRGSNEGLLVPRSAPAGTYYFVNLRGLVAAELHSAVNAERRLALAPGTYTVKRRMTDRLRVGEIEVRHGRTTVLDESRLRDTPFSDDPVKGVPVRERESRAYWTMGLTGGHNAFFAAPTRESLFYTPLMGLELGQHGYLREGWSWTFDLALGKRSEAQYRLYAADRGHLAGGRVVPGPRVPLHRTPARVSRHAPKLRGREPSGSKVWNAHARSRDRRALAALGSCRTHREHPPPLLLLQRR is encoded by the coding sequence ATGAGACACCTGGCTGGCCATGCCCGGCTGCTCGTCCTGGGCGTATTGCTGGCAACGGCCGTGCAGGCGCGGCCCCTGCGGCGCTTCGCCCTCCTCGCGGGCAACGACGAGGGCGGCGCGGGCACGCGGCCCCTGCGTTTCGCGAAGGACGATGCGCGCAAGATGCACGAGCTCCTGGTGCGGCTGGGCGGCGTGGAGCCCCGCGATGCGCGCCTGCTGCTGGACGAGAGCGCGGAGGACTTCCAGCGGGCGCTCGCCAGGATGGAAGCGCGCGCCCAGGAGGCTCGGACGCGGGGCGAACGCACCTCGCTCCTCGTCTATTACTCGGGCCATGCGAAGGACGGCTTGCTGCGGATGGGGGACAGCACGCTGAACCTGGAGGAGCTGAAGCGCCGGCTGGCGACGGCGCCCATGGACATCCGCATCGCCATCCTGGATTCGTGCCGCTCCGGGACGCTCACGCGGACGAAAGGAGCCCGACGCGCTCCGGCCTTCGTCATCGACACGGACGTCGCGCCCCAGAGCCAGGGGCTCGTCATCCTCACCTCCAGCTCGGCGGACGAGGACTCGCAGGAGTCGGATCTCCTGGGCGGCAGCTATTTCTCCCACCACCTGGTCAGCGGGCTGATGGGGGACGCGGACCGTTCCGGAGATGGCCAGGTGACCCTCTTCGAGGCCTACTCCCATGCCTATGCCCGCACCGTGGCGGACACCGCGGACAGCAGCGCCGGTCCCCAGCACCCGACCTTCAGCTACCACCTGGCCGGCCAGGGCGACCTGGTGTTGACGACCCCGCGGGGAAGCAACGAGGGCCTGCTGGTGCCTCGCTCCGCGCCCGCGGGAACCTACTACTTCGTGAACCTCCGGGGCCTCGTGGCGGCGGAGCTGCACTCGGCCGTGAACGCCGAGCGCAGGCTCGCCCTGGCGCCGGGCACGTATACGGTGAAGCGGAGGATGACGGACCGGCTGCGCGTGGGCGAGATCGAGGTCCGGCACGGACGCACCACGGTGCTCGACGAGTCGCGGCTGCGGGACACGCCCTTCTCGGATGATCCGGTGAAGGGCGTGCCCGTCCGGGAGCGAGAGTCGCGTGCATACTGGACGATGGGCCTCACCGGCGGACACAACGCCTTCTTCGCGGCCCCTACCCGTGAAAGCCTGTTCTACACGCCCCTGATGGGCCTGGAGTTGGGCCAGCACGGCTACTTGCGCGAGGGCTGGAGCTGGACCTTCGACCTGGCATTGGGCAAACGAAGTGAAGCGCAGTACCGCTTATACGCTGCTGACCGTGGGCACCTCGCTGGTGGCCGAGTGGTCCCTGGGCCGCGTGTCCCCCTTCATCGGACCCCGGCTCGCGTATCTCGGCACGCACCGAAACTTCGCGGACGCGAACCTTCCGGATCAAAAGTCTGGAATGCTCACGCCCGGTCTCGTGACCGGCGTGCGCTGGCTGCGCTCGGATCGTGTCGAACTCACCGCGAGCACCCGCCTCCACTACTTCTTCTACAACGTCGATGA
- a CDS encoding class I SAM-dependent methyltransferase: MEQEKPSRRGRYSYSSMPLGLAGRVREAHQLYRMWQEGLDDRVNVTLDAIRQCEARLAECFGVALEGLDVLDIGPGQQLRHMKVLSVKNRVVGIDMDIVPQGFHLRDYVEMIRHNTVLRTMKTVTRKVLGWDERFERTLARGLSVPDFPRLPVFRMDATRMTFPDASFDLVCSWSAFEHIARPGEALAEVARVLRPGGSAYLAVHLYTSHSGNHDARSLTRNGVAPPYWPHLRPGYREAERPSCYVNEVRLDEWKRLFQAAMPGTRFIHERQEALRFALEGLKAQGELADYSEEELLTVGLVGLWRKPGEA, encoded by the coding sequence ATGGAGCAAGAGAAGCCATCCAGGCGGGGCCGTTACTCCTATTCCTCGATGCCCCTCGGACTCGCGGGCCGGGTGCGTGAGGCACACCAGCTCTACCGCATGTGGCAGGAGGGCCTGGACGACCGGGTGAACGTCACGCTCGATGCCATCCGCCAGTGCGAGGCCCGATTGGCCGAGTGCTTCGGCGTCGCGCTTGAAGGGCTCGATGTGCTCGACATCGGGCCGGGCCAGCAATTGCGGCACATGAAGGTGCTCTCGGTGAAGAACCGGGTGGTGGGCATCGACATGGACATCGTCCCCCAGGGCTTCCACCTGCGCGACTACGTGGAGATGATTCGCCACAACACGGTGCTGCGCACCATGAAGACGGTGACGCGCAAGGTGCTCGGCTGGGACGAGCGGTTCGAGCGGACGCTCGCGCGCGGTCTCTCCGTTCCGGACTTTCCGCGCCTGCCCGTCTTCCGCATGGACGCGACGCGGATGACGTTCCCCGACGCGTCCTTCGATCTCGTCTGCTCCTGGTCAGCCTTCGAGCACATCGCGCGGCCAGGGGAGGCCCTGGCGGAAGTCGCTCGCGTGCTGCGGCCGGGTGGGAGCGCCTACCTGGCGGTCCATCTCTACACGAGCCACAGCGGCAACCATGATGCGCGCTCCCTGACGAGGAACGGCGTGGCTCCCCCGTACTGGCCCCACCTGAGGCCCGGTTATCGAGAGGCGGAGCGGCCGAGCTGCTACGTGAACGAGGTGCGGCTCGACGAGTGGAAACGGCTGTTCCAGGCGGCGATGCCCGGCACACGCTTCATCCACGAGCGCCAGGAGGCGCTGCGCTTCGCCCTGGAGGGGTTGAAGGCCCAGGGCGAGCTGGCGGACTACTCCGAGGAGGAACTGCTCACCGTGGGCCTCGTCGGCCTCTGGCGCAAACCCGGCGAGGCCTGA
- a CDS encoding RNA polymerase sigma factor, producing the protein MNDPHLRSGLGITRAKKDRSEFLRELYAAYGGGVYARCLYLLKDATNAEDAMQEVFARALTHVDEFRASSSPLTWLVKITTHHCLNLLRAERAPWRRWFEQDTLARPEGDRGDQKMEARELVRSLLSRVDLETQAAAVHYWMDEMTLEEVAALLGRSVPTVRKRLERFAALANKELEIP; encoded by the coding sequence ATGAACGACCCGCACCTGAGGAGCGGCCTGGGAATCACGAGAGCGAAGAAAGACCGGAGCGAGTTCCTGCGCGAGTTGTACGCGGCGTATGGCGGCGGCGTGTACGCGCGCTGCCTCTATCTGTTGAAGGACGCCACGAACGCCGAGGACGCGATGCAGGAGGTGTTCGCCCGCGCCCTCACCCACGTGGACGAGTTCCGCGCCAGCTCCTCACCCCTGACATGGTTGGTGAAGATCACCACCCACCACTGCCTCAATCTGCTGCGCGCGGAGCGGGCCCCCTGGCGGCGCTGGTTTGAACAGGACACACTGGCCCGTCCCGAGGGCGACCGGGGAGATCAGAAGATGGAGGCCCGGGAACTGGTGCGCTCGCTGCTCTCCCGGGTGGACCTGGAGACGCAGGCGGCGGCGGTGCACTACTGGATGGACGAAATGACGCTGGAAGAGGTGGCCGCGCTGCTGGGGCGTTCCGTTCCCACGGTGCGCAAGCGACTGGAGCGGTTCGCCGCCCTGGCGAACAAGGAACTGGAGATTCCATGA
- a CDS encoding AMP-binding protein gives METSLLETFLLRAHQQPEWSVLDFERKRFSASALAHHVAAFATALARQGLRPGERVALFLENSPAFVIAYLGTWHAGGVVVLVNTQYRQVELSHILSDAEARVCVTGAAGAAELAPLKAQLPALEWLVAVEPPTEPAPWPTLDFESLLTTAPEPAALSLPRGDQLAVLGYTSGTTGRSKGAMMLHRNLLANVRAVTEAWRWTSADRLLLALPLFHTHGLMVGLHGTLYSGGSVDLRRRFAAPEVLASLHEDTSLTMFFGVPTMYGRLVEESRRTGVRSRPLRLLVSGSAPLSPQLFEDVAETFGQRILERYGMTETIMNTTNPYEGERRPGTVGMPYPGQEARVVDVRTRQPLPDGETGEIEVRGPHVFAGYWRRPDATAEAFDPEGWFRTGDLGQRDLDGYFRITGRARELIISGGFNVYPREVEEVLAQHPGVAEVAVLGLPDPDFGEQVVAVIVPRPEVPTAAQELVDFCKDRLASFKKPRRVVFVESLPRNALGKVQKHVLRERLEA, from the coding sequence ATGGAGACCTCCCTCCTCGAGACCTTCCTCCTTCGCGCCCACCAACAGCCCGAATGGTCCGTCCTGGACTTCGAGCGGAAACGTTTCAGCGCCAGCGCGCTCGCCCACCATGTGGCCGCCTTCGCCACCGCGCTCGCGCGTCAGGGACTCCGGCCCGGTGAGCGGGTGGCGCTCTTCCTGGAGAACAGTCCGGCCTTCGTCATCGCCTACCTGGGCACCTGGCATGCGGGCGGCGTCGTCGTTCTCGTCAACACCCAGTACCGGCAGGTGGAGCTGAGCCACATCCTCTCCGACGCCGAGGCCCGCGTCTGTGTCACCGGGGCCGCGGGGGCCGCGGAACTCGCCCCGTTGAAAGCACAACTGCCCGCGCTGGAATGGCTCGTCGCCGTCGAGCCTCCCACCGAGCCGGCTCCCTGGCCCACCCTCGACTTCGAATCCCTGCTCACCACGGCCCCCGAGCCCGCCGCCTTGTCCCTGCCTCGGGGAGATCAGCTCGCCGTGCTCGGCTACACCTCGGGCACCACGGGCCGCTCCAAGGGCGCCATGATGCTGCACCGCAACCTGCTCGCCAACGTGCGCGCCGTCACCGAGGCCTGGCGCTGGACGAGCGCGGACCGGTTGTTGCTCGCGCTGCCGCTCTTCCACACCCATGGCCTCATGGTGGGCCTGCACGGCACGCTCTATTCCGGTGGCAGCGTGGACCTGCGCCGCCGCTTCGCCGCCCCCGAGGTGCTCGCCTCCCTGCACGAGGACACCTCGCTGACGATGTTCTTCGGGGTGCCCACCATGTACGGCCGGCTCGTCGAGGAGTCGCGCCGGACGGGTGTGCGCTCACGGCCGCTGCGCCTGCTCGTGTCGGGCTCGGCGCCGCTCAGCCCCCAGCTCTTCGAGGACGTGGCGGAGACGTTCGGCCAGCGCATCCTCGAGCGCTACGGGATGACGGAAACCATCATGAACACCACCAACCCCTACGAGGGCGAGCGGCGTCCCGGCACGGTGGGCATGCCCTATCCCGGACAGGAGGCCCGCGTGGTGGATGTCCGCACCCGCCAACCCCTGCCGGACGGAGAGACGGGGGAGATCGAGGTCCGGGGTCCCCACGTCTTCGCCGGGTACTGGCGCCGTCCGGACGCCACCGCCGAGGCCTTCGATCCCGAGGGATGGTTCCGCACCGGAGACCTGGGCCAGCGGGATCTGGATGGCTACTTCCGCATCACGGGCCGGGCCCGCGAGCTCATCATCAGCGGTGGCTTCAACGTCTATCCGCGCGAGGTGGAGGAAGTGCTCGCCCAGCACCCCGGAGTCGCCGAGGTGGCGGTGCTCGGCCTGCCGGATCCGGACTTCGGCGAGCAGGTCGTGGCCGTCATCGTCCCCCGGCCCGAGGTCCCCACCGCGGCCCAGGAGTTGGTGGACTTTTGCAAGGACCGGCTCGCCAGCTTCAAGAAGCCCCGCCGCGTCGTCTTCGTGGAGTCCCTGCCGCGCAACGCGCTCGGCAAGGTGCAGAAGCACGTGTTGCGGGAACGGCTCGAGGCCTGA